TATCTACCACTTATTGTTCCAGATATTATTTTAGGAGTTTCACTTCTTATACTATTTGTTACAGTAAAACTTCAACTTGGTCTTATAAGTATAATAATAGTTCACACTACAATAAATATTCCATTTGTACTGTTTATTGTTTTATCAAGACTTGCAGAGATAGATTATTCTTTAGTGGAGGCTGCTTATGATTTAGGAGCCACAGAGTTACAAACTCTTAAAAAAATAATTCTTCCACTTTTGATACCAGCTATTATATCAGGATTTTTAATAGCTTTTACTCTATCTTTTGATGATTTCGTGGCTACATTCTTTGTTGCAGGACCGGGTTCTACAACATTGCCACTTAGAATTTATTCTATGATTAGAATAGGGGTTT
This genomic window from Fusobacterium perfoetens contains:
- a CDS encoding ABC transporter permease is translated as MVFFYLPLLVLIIYSFNDGKAMVWQGFSLRWYKELFLYSDELWRAFKYSIFIALISSGVSAFVGTLGAIGLHWYNFKYKKFLEIISYLPLIVPDIILGVSLLILFVTVKLQLGLISIIIVHTTINIPFVLFIVLSRLAEIDYSLVEAAYDLGATELQTLKKIILPLLIPAIISGFLIAFTLSFDDFVATFFVAGPGSTTLPLRIYSMIRIGVSPVINALSVLFIGFATVLTLSTTKLQKYFIH